The Macadamia integrifolia cultivar HAES 741 unplaced genomic scaffold, SCU_Mint_v3 scaffold3379, whole genome shotgun sequence genomic sequence GAGATTTTGAGTAGACTTCCCATTGAATCTGTTCTCCGATGCATGAGTGTATGCAAATTCTGGTCTACCTTTCTATATGATTCTTATTTCATCGACCTCCACTTCACTAAATCCATGATGCATCATCGACCACCCACTCTTGTTCTTACAACGTCACTACTTCCACCAATAGACAATAAGATGAGCAGCCAACTCATGGTgagtgctgaggaaggggaaggTGGTGACTGGAGGAAAGCCACACACATCCCAATTGGGGATTTTGAACTCGTGAAAGGGGAAGTTATTGACATTGTGGGTTCTTGCAACGGCTTTCTCTGTATTGCGCCACGgattggtttgggtttgggtttgggtttggttcgCATCTGCCTCCATAATCCCACTACAAGAGAGACTATGAAGTTGCCCAAATCACATCTTTTTATACCCCCAAAAAACTCAAgcacaaaaatccaaaatagTGTTGGTTTTGGTATCGGCAGCTTAAGCAAGAAATATAAAGTGATCGTAGTTTATGAGTTATTCGGTTACGATTGGAGCAAGATTATAAGATATAGTGAGATAATTACAGTGGGTGAAAGTTCATGGAGAAAGTTAGACTTCCCAACATTATCATATGATCAACTATTAACAGATCCGGTGCTTTTAGATGGAACCCTTTATCGGCTCATAGTCATTGATGATGACTACTATAATCAATATGTTCTTGCGTTAGACATTGACAGTGAGAAGTTTTGGACTATCGATTGCTGTCCTCTTCCTATTAGAAGAGAGTCTATAAGAAGAAGATATTTAGTTCCAA encodes the following:
- the LOC122068088 gene encoding F-box protein At5g18160-like, producing MEEMIPKQATRRRRRRRSHNNTARNSDSDAAGMIMNLPRDIIYEILSRLPIESVLRCMSVCKFWSTFLYDSYFIDLHFTKSMMHHRPPTLVLTTSLLPPIDNKMSSQLMVSAEEGEGGDWRKATHIPIGDFELVKGEVIDIVGSCNGFLCIAPRIGLGLGLGLVRICLHNPTTRETMKLPKSHLFIPPKNSSTKIQNSVGFGIGSLSKKYKVIVVYELFGYDWSKIIRYSEIITVGESSWRKLDFPTLSYDQLLTDPVLLDGTLYRLIVIDDDYYNQYVLALDIDSEKFWTIDCCPLPIRRESIRRRYLVPMDGSLALIDNYACTNPWRMDIWLLEGSKTMGFSFTLTTYDMSELVCWGNFFTVMGKHSHDTFLLNVSRVEDGNPTMKSSVILYSPTKKQQYFCVQGELYESDLFLKSWMVPSLKSLSL